The Neovison vison isolate M4711 chromosome 10, ASM_NN_V1, whole genome shotgun sequence genome has a segment encoding these proteins:
- the RO60 gene encoding 60 kDa SS-A/Ro ribonucleoprotein, translating into MEESVNQMQPLNEKQITNSEDGYVWQVTDMNRLHRFLCFGSEGGTYYIKEQKLGLENAEALIRLIEDGRGCEVIQEIKSFSQEGRTAKQEPMLFALAICSQCSDISTKQAAFKAVSEVCRIPTHLFTFIQFKKDLKESMKCGMWGRALRKAIADWYNEKGGMALALAVTKYKQRNGWSHKDLLRLSHLKPSSEGLAIVTKYITKGWKEVHELYKEKALSVETEKLLKYLEAVEKVKRTKDELEVIHLIEEHRLVREHLLTNHLKSKEVWKALLQEMSLTALLRNLGKMTANSVLEPGNSEVALVCEKLCNEKLLKKARIHPFHVLIASETYKTGHGLRGKLKWRPDEEILKALDAAFYKTFKTVEPTGKRFLLAIDVSASMNQRVLGSVLNASTVAATMCMVVTRTEKECYVVAFSDEMVPCPVTTDMTLQQVLMTMNQIPAGGTDCSLPMIWAQKTNTAADVFIVFTDNETFAGSVHPAVALREYRKKMDIPAKLIVCGMTSNGFTIADPDDRGMLDMCGFDTGALDVIRNFTLDVI; encoded by the exons atggaggaatCAGTCAACCAAATGCAACCACTGAATGAGAAACAGATAACCAATTCTGAAGATGGATATGTATGGCAAGTTACTGATATGAATCGACTACACCGGTTCTTATGTTTTGGTTCTGAAGGTGGGACTTACTATATCAAAGAACAGAAGTTGGGCCTTGAAAATGCTGAAGCTTTAATTAGATTGATTGAAGATGGAAGAGGATGTGAAGTGATCCAGGAGATAAAGTCATTTAGTCAAGAAGGCAGAACCGCAAAGCAAGAGCCTATGCTCTTTGCACTTGCCATTTGTTCTCAGTGTTCCGACATAAGCACAAAACAAGCAGCATTTAAAGCTGTTTCTGAAGTTTGTCGCATTCCTACACATCTCTTTACTTTTATCCAGTTTAAGAAAGATCTGAAGGAAAGCATGAAATGTGGCATGTGGGGTCGTGCCCTCCGGAAGGCTATAGCAGACTGGTACAATGAAAAGGGGGGCATGGCCCTTGCTCTGGCAGTTACAAAGTATAAACAAAGAAATGGCTGGTCTCACAAAGATCTGTTAAGACTGTCACATCTTAAACCGTCCAGTGAAG gacTTGCTATTGTGACCAAATACATTACAAAGGGCTGGAAAGAAGTCCATGAATTGTATAAAGAAAAAGCACTTTCTGTGGAGACTGAAAAACTATTAAAGTATCTGGAGGCTGTAGAAAAAGTTAAACGCACAAAAGATGAACTGGAAGTCATTCATCTAATAGAAGAGCATAGATTAGTTAGGGAACATCTTCTAACAAATCATTTAAAGTCTAAAGAG GTATGGAAGGCTTTGTTACAAGAAATGTCTCTTACTGCATTACTAAGAAATCTAGGAAAGATGACTGCTAATTCAGTGCTTGAACCAGGAAATTCAGAAGTAGCTTTAGTATGTGAAAAACTGTGTAatgaaaaactgttaaaaaag GCTCGTATACATCCATTTCATGTTTTAATTGCATCAGAAACTTATAAaacaggtcatggtctcagaggaAAACTAAAGTGGCGCCCTGATGAGGAAATTTTGAAAGCTCTAGATGCCGCTTTTTACAAAACATTTAAG acagtggAGCCAACTGGAAAGCGTTTCTTACTGGCTATTGACGTCAGTGCTTCTATGAACCAGAGAGTTTTGGGTAGTGTCCTCAATGCTAGCACAGTTGCTGCGACGATGTGCATG GTTGTCACACGAACAGAAAAAGAGTGTTATGTAGTTGCTTTTTCAGATGAAATGGTACCATGTCCAGTGACTACAGATATGACATTACAACAGGTTTTAATGACCATGAATCAG ATCCCAGCAGGTGGAACTGATTGCTCTCTTCCAATGATCTGGGCTCAAAAGACAAACACAGCTGCTGATGTCTTCATTGTCTTCACTGATAATGAGACTTTTGCTGGAAGTGTCCATCCTGCTGTTGCTCTCAGAGAGTATCGAAAG AAAATGGACATTCCAGCTAAATTGATTGTTTGTGGAATGACATCAAATGGTTTTACCATTGCAGACCCAGATGATAGAGGCATGTTGGATATGTGTGGCTTTGATACTGGAGCCTTAGACGTAATTCGGAATTTCACATTAGATGTGATTTAA
- the GLRX2 gene encoding glutaredoxin 2 isoform X2 — protein sequence MGNSTSSSLGNSATAPVNQIQETISDNCVVIFSKTSCSYCTMAKKLFHDMNVKYKVVELDMLEYGSQFQDALYKMTGERTVPRIFINGTFIGGATDTHRLHKEGKLLPLVHQCYLKKSKRKEF from the exons aTGGGGAACAGCACATCATCATCTTTGGGGAACTCAGCAACTGCTCCTGTGAATCAGATTCAA GAAACAATTTCTGATAACTGTGTGGTGATTTTCTCAAAAACATCTTGTTCTTACTGTACAATGGCAAAAAAACTTTTCCATGACATGAATGTTAAGTATAAAGTGGTGGAATTGGACATGCTTGAATATGGAAGTCAGTTTCAAGATGCTCTCTACAAAATGACCGGTGAAAGAACT GTACCAAGAATATTTATCAATGGAACTTTTATTGGCGGTGCAACTGACACTCACAGGCTTCACAAAGAAGGGAAATTGCTTCCACTAGTTCAtcagtgttatttaaaaaaaagtaagaggaaaGAATTTTAG
- the GLRX2 gene encoding glutaredoxin 2 isoform X1, with product MSWRRAALQGTRLVRSGSGSGSAGRLGGVVGAAASGMGNSTSSSLGNSATAPVNQIQETISDNCVVIFSKTSCSYCTMAKKLFHDMNVKYKVVELDMLEYGSQFQDALYKMTGERTVPRIFINGTFIGGATDTHRLHKEGKLLPLVHQCYLKKSKRKEF from the exons ATGTCTTGGCGCCGCGCTGCGCTGCAGGGGACGAGGCTGGTtcggagcgggagcgggagcggcTCGGCGGGCCGGCTCGGCGGGGTAGTAGGAGCGGCGGCCTCTGG gaTGGGGAACAGCACATCATCATCTTTGGGGAACTCAGCAACTGCTCCTGTGAATCAGATTCAA GAAACAATTTCTGATAACTGTGTGGTGATTTTCTCAAAAACATCTTGTTCTTACTGTACAATGGCAAAAAAACTTTTCCATGACATGAATGTTAAGTATAAAGTGGTGGAATTGGACATGCTTGAATATGGAAGTCAGTTTCAAGATGCTCTCTACAAAATGACCGGTGAAAGAACT GTACCAAGAATATTTATCAATGGAACTTTTATTGGCGGTGCAACTGACACTCACAGGCTTCACAAAGAAGGGAAATTGCTTCCACTAGTTCAtcagtgttatttaaaaaaaagtaagaggaaaGAATTTTAG